From a region of the Gossypium raimondii isolate GPD5lz chromosome 10, ASM2569854v1, whole genome shotgun sequence genome:
- the LOC105776800 gene encoding E3 ubiquitin-protein ligase RKP: MAEDSLRIGGLSSGLAVILNSGDGKENPSKPRLVSYSDEFGQQSVERALEYVFGLPNKSIGPLSGPVDSSLVRSIIKNYLYSDSDSLVSNRDGVCISDNGSGPGVIGLEKFSICGEIRIVKPPLLLESLAVFSSARANAYVWKGKWMYEVILETSGIQQLGWATISCPFTDHKGVGDADDSYAFDGRRVRKWNKEAEPYGQPWVAGDVIGCCIDLAHDEISFYRNGVSLGVAFSGIRKMGPGFGYHPAVSLSQGERCELNFGARPFKYPIDGYHPLQAPPPSSSFVKQLLDCLSRLLDMQSVERAEHSSVERLRRLKRFVSLEELFYPVSHGICEEFFSVVEADCQGAEYIGWGPLLLFFMGVFGVRAPHDWLSLDRVLDVFLEFQGSHVMFEHIINALSCACKTASLVLTECPYSGSYSYLALVCHLLRREQLMVLWWKSSDFGFLFEGFLSRKSPNRQDLQCMIPSVWWPGSCEDVSTESSMLLATTALSDAVSKIEEKHRDLCLLVIQFIPPLSPPQFPGSVFRTFVQNLLLKYRGADRNMPPPGILSNSVLVSLYTVILHFLSEGFGVGNICGWLKSCDSSGHDIGFLHRGGCQSFPIGLFLKNDPHRAELSRLGGSFSHLSKSHPMHDQEAEVIRWEEGCMDDEETRVTHLTKQKPCCCSCYDMEFTKCSKYPIRTTTKSSRHHCSAIPERSAQVAAECSTGSLNEEISDKPSSSDQSESEFGYRPVQHMRTVPRDSDLASTTLREEELLDALLLLYHIGLAPNFKQASYYMSHQSQSISLLEETDKQIRERACKEQLKRLKETRNNYREEVIDCVRHCAWYRVSLFSRWKQRGMYATCMWVVQLLLVLSKLDSVFIYIPEFYLEALVDCFHVLRKSDPPFVPPAIFVKQGLTSFVTFVITHFNDPRISSADLRDLLLQSISVLVQYREYLAAFESNEVAKQRMPKALLSAFDNRSWIPVTNILLRLCKGSGFGSSKHGESSSSSIIFQGLLREACISDEELFSAFLNRLFNTLSWTMTEFSVSIREMQEKYQVLEFQQRKCCVIFDLSCNLARLLEFCTHEIPQAFLSGPDTNLRRLTELIVFILNYITSASDVEFFDLSLRRHGQSLEKVNRGMILAPLVGIIVNLLDASTDSKFKEHNDIVGVFANMDCPETMHYGLQYMLEYNWATSFRGEAYVPKLCRLENFLALLISHTDSKKIEGLECGENNADDGMCCICYASEADAQFIPCSHRSCYVCITRHLLNCQRCFFCNATVLEVVRTIENTVER; this comes from the exons ATGGCAGAAGATAGCCTCCGGATTGGTGGGCTTTCTTCTGGTTTGGCTGTTATATTGAATAGTGGGGATGGGAAGGAAAATCCATCGAAACCGCGCCTTGTATCATATTCTGATGAATTTGGTCAGCAGTCTGTGGAGCGAGCTCTTGAATATGTATTTGGTCTTCCCAATAAATCAATTGGTCCATTGAGCGGTCCTGTCGACAGCAGTCTAGTTCGTTCAATCATAAAGAACTACTTGTATTCAGATTCTGATTCTCTGGTTAGTAACAGGGATGGGGTTTGTATTTCAGATAATGGCTCTGGACCTGGTGTCATCGGTCTTGAAAAATTCAGTATTTGTGGTGAAATTAGAATTGTTAAGCCACCGTTGCTTTTAGAGAGCTTAGCGGTGTTCAGTAGTGCCAGGGCTAATGCCTATGTTTGGAAAGGGAAATGGATGTATGAAGTAATTTTGGAGACTTCTGGTATACAACAACTCGGATGGGCTACTATTTCCTGTCCATTCACTGACCATAAAGGTGTAGGTGATGCTGATGATTCATATGCATTTGATGGCAGAAGAGTTCGCAAATGGAACAAGGAAGCAGAGCCATATGGTCAGCCTTGGGTGGCAGGTGATGTCATTGGATGCTGTATAGACTTGGCTCATGATGAGATTTCATTCTATAGGAATGGTGTTTCTCTTGGTGTGGCATTCTCTGGCATTCGGAAAATGGGACCTGGATTTGGATACCATCCTGCAGTTTCTCTTTCTCAGGGTGAAcgatgtgaattgaattttggtgcCCGCCCCTTTAAATACCCTATTGATGGCTACCATCCTCTTCAAGCACCTCCCCCTTCTAGCTCTTTTGTGAAGCAATTGCTGGACTGCCTATCCAGGTTATTGGATATGCAATCTGTCGAGCGAGCTGAGCATTCTTCAGTTGAAAGATTAAGGAGACTGAAGAGGTTTGTATCACTTGAAGAATTATTTTATCCAGTTTCTCATGGGATATGTGAAGAATTTTTCTCTGTAGTTGAAGCAGATTGTCAAGGTGCCGAGTACATTGGGTGGGGCCCCCTCTTGTTGTTCTTTATGGGGGTATTTGGAGTACGGGCACCACATGATTGGTTGAGTTTGGATAGAGTACTTGATGTCTTTCTAGAATTCCAAGGGTCACATGTTATGTTCGAGCACATTATAAATGCTCTTTCATGTGCTTGCAAGACAGCATCATTGGTTCTGACAGAATGCCCGTATTCAGGATCATATTCTTATCTTGCATTGGTATGCCATTTATTAAGACGGGAGCAATTGATGGTGTTGTGGTGGAAGTCATCAGATTTTGGTTTCTTATTTGAAGGCTTTCTTTCACGGAAGAGTCCAAACAGGCAGGACCTTCAGTGCATGATTCCTTCTGTTTGGTGGCCTGGTTCTTGTGAGGATGTGTCCACTGAAAGTAGCATGTTATTGGCAACTACAGCTCTATCAGACGCAGTTAGTAAG ATTGAGGAAAAGCATAGGGACCTGTGTCTTTTAGTCATACAGTTCATACCTCCTTTATCACCTCCCCAGTTTCCTGGTTCCGTGTTCAGGACATTTGTGCAGAACCTTTTATTGAAGTATAGAGGAGCTGATCGCAATATGCCACCTCCAGGGATTTTAAGTAACTCTGTTCTTGTTTCTTTATACACTGTTATTCTCCATTTTCTATCAGAAGGGTTTGGAGTGGGGAATATTTGTGGGTGGTTAAAGAGCTGTGATTCCAGTGGTCATGACATTGGTTTTCTTCATAGAGGTGGCTGCCAAAGTTTCCCTATAGGTTTGTTTCTTAAGAATGATCCACATCGAGCTGAACTTTCTAGGCTTGGAGGATCATTCTCTCACCTATCAAAATCACATCCTATGCATGATCAGGAAGCTGAAGTTATTCGGTGGGAGGAAGGCTGTATGGATGATGAAGAAACAAGAGTAACtcatttaaccaaacaaaaacCATGCTGTTGCTCATGCTATGACATGGAGTTTACAAAGTGCTCAAAATATCCGATAAGAACTACAACCAAAAGTTCCCGTCACCACTGCAGTGCTATTCCTGAAAGATCTGCTCAGGTTGCTGCAGAATGTAGTACAGGAAGTTTGAATGAGGAGATATCAGATAAACCTAGCTCCAGTGATCAGTCAGAATCTGAGTTTGGTTATCGTCCGGTCCAGCATATGAGGACAGTACCGAGAGATAGTGATTTGGCTTCAACAACTCTAAGAGAGGAAGAACTTCTGGATGCTCTGCTATTACTTTATCACATAGGCCTTGCACCAAACTTTAAGCAG GCGTCATATTACATGTCTCATCAGTCACAGTCAATATCCCTCCTGGAAGAAACTGATAAACAAATAAGAGAACGAGCTTGCAAAGAGCAATTAAAGCGTTTGAAGGAGACTCGAAATAACTATCGTGAAGAAGTTATTGATTGTGTTAGACATTGTGCATG GTACCGTGTCTCTTTGTTTTCTCGATGGAAGCAGAGAGGAATGTATGCCACATGCATGTGGGTTGTGCAATTGCTATTGGTTCTTAGCAAACTGGATTCAGTGTTTATATACATCCCTGAATTTTACCTTGAAGCTCTG gTGGACTGCTTTCATGTCTTGCGTAAGAGTGATCCGCCATTTGTACCACCTGCAATATTTGTCAAGCAAGGCCTTACATCGTTT GTAACATTTGTAATTACCCATTTCAACGATCCAAGGATATCAAGTGCAGACTTAAGGGATCTTCTTCTCCAGTCAATATCAGTCCTGGTTCAGTACAGAGAGTATTTGGCAGCTTTTGAGAGCAATGAAGTGGCCAAACAGAGAATGCCAAAGGCATTATTGTCAGCATTCGATAACCGATCTTGGATTCCAGTTACAAATATTCTTTTACGTCTGTGCAAGGGTTCTGGGTTTGGTTCTTCAAAGCATGGAgaatcttcatcatcatcaattaTTTTCCAG GGACTGTTGCGTGAAGCTTGCATCTCCGATGAAGAGTTGTTCTCAGCTTTTCTCAATCGTCTATTTAACACTCTCAGCTGGACAATGACTGAATTCTCAGTTTCCATTCGGGAAATGCAAGAAAAATACCAG GTATTGGAGTTTCAACAGAGGAAATGCTGTGTCATATTCGATCTCTCGTGTAATCTTGCAAGGTTGTTGGAGTTTTGTACCCATGAGATTCCTCAAGCATTCCTCTCAGGGCCTGATACAAACCTTCGAAGACTGACCGAGTTGATTGTCTTCATTCTGAACTATATAACTTCAGCATCAGATGTCGAGTTTTTTGACTT GTCACTTAGACGGCATGGTCAATCTTTGGAGAAAGTAAACCGAGGCATGATATTAGCTCCTCTAGTAGGGATCATTGTGAATTTGTTGGATGCTAGCACAGATTCCAAGTTCAAGGAACACAATGATATCGTGGGTGTTTTTGCAAACATGGATTGCCCTGAAACTATGCATTATGGCTTGCAGTACATGTTAGAGTATAATTGG GCTACATCATTTAGGGGAGAAGCATATGTGCCTAAGCTTTGCCGGCTAGAGAATTTCTTGGCCCTCCTTATCAGCCATACTGATTCAAAGAAGATCGAGGGGCTTGAATGTGGAGAAAACAATGCCGACGATGGCATGTGCTGCATCTGTTACGCTTCGGAAGCCGATGCACAGTTCATACCGTGTTCCCACAGGTCTTGCTATGTTTGCATAACTAGACATCTTTTAAATTGTCAAAGATGTTTCTTTTGCAATGCCACTGTCTTGGAAGTAGTCAGAACCATAGAAAACACAGTTGAAAGATAA
- the LOC105777602 gene encoding pentatricopeptide repeat-containing protein At4g39620, chloroplastic, with translation MPLILSPYSLQLSTFPSPFKRNSSPTNISSLTQPCNLPSRPITRISCTTRPRRKTGSSKPEDAEAKELVRVLMRSFGDKEPLVKTLSRYVRVVRCEHCFLLFEELGKTDKWLQCLEVFRWMQKQRWYIADNGVYSKLITVMGKKGRTRMAMWLFSEMRNSGCRPDSSVYNALITAHLHSRDKAKALDKALGYFNKMKGIERCKPNVVTYNILLRAFAQARNVDQVNALFKDLAESSIAPDIYTFNGVMDAYGKNGMIREMESVLSRMKSNQCKPDIITFNVLIDSYGKKQEFDKMEQVFKSLLRSKEKPTLPTFNSMIINYGKARLKERAENIFKRMTDMKYTPSFITYESLIMMYGFCDCVSRAREIFDEIVDSGKEMKVSTLNVMLEVYCRNGLPMEADRLFDKANNIGAIPDSSTYKLLYKAYTKADMKDLVQKLVKEMEKDGIVPNKRFFLEALEAFGSLPASPGSVQATRSGRPETNAKTEVKVIN, from the exons atgccCCTAATTTTATCACCTTACTCTCTGCAACTCTCCACATTCCCTTCTCCTTTTAAACGTAATTCTTCACCAACTAACATATCCTCCCTCACCCAACCATGTAATCTTCCATCCCGACCCATCACACGAATATCCTGTACCACCCGACCCAGGAGGAAAACGGGTTCTTCAAAACCTGAGGACGCCGAAGCCAAGGAACTAGTTCGGGTCTTAATGAGAAGTTTCGGCGACAAAGAGCCGTTGGTTAAGACATTGAGCAGGTATGTGAGAGTTGTGAGATGCGAACACTGTTTTCTCCTGTTTGAAGAACTCGGCAAAACTGATAAATGGCTTCAATGCCTTGAG GTTTTCAGATGGATGCAGAAACAAAGGTGGTATATTGCCGATAATGGGGTTTACTCGAAATTGATTACGGTTATGGGAAAGAAAGGCCGAACTAGAATGGCTATGTGGCTCTTCTCTGAGATGCGTAACAGTGGTTGTCGGCCTGATTCTTCGGTTTATAATGCTCTTATCACCGCCCATCTCCATTCCCGTGATAAAGCCAAAGCTTTGGACAAAGCTTTGGGTTACTTCAACAAGATGAAGGGAATTGAACGGTGTAAACCCAATGTTGTCACTTACAATATTCTTTTGAGGGCCTTTGCTCAAGCTCGAAATGTGGATCAAGTTAATGCTTTGTTTAAGGATCTTGCTGAGAGCAGTATTGCCCCTGATATATATACGTTTAATGGTGTGATGGATGCATATGGGAAAAACGGGATGATCAGAGAGATGGAGTCTGTTCTTTCTCGGATGAAAAGCAATCAGTGTAAGCCTgatattattacatttaatgTGCTTATTGATTCTTATGGCAAGAAGCAAGAATTTGATAAGATGGAACAAGTGTTTAAGAGCTTGTTGCGCTCCAAGGAGAAACCTACCCTTCCTACATTTAATTCGATGATCATAAATTATGGCAAGGCGCGGCTTAAAGAGAGagctgaaaatattttcaaaaggatGACTGATATGAAATACACACCAAGCTTTATCACCTACGAAAGTCTTATAATGATGTATGGATTTTGTGATTGTGTTTCTCGGGCGAGGGAAATATTTGATGAGATTGTTGACTCTGGGAAGGAAATGAAAGTTTCGACCCTAAATGTCATGCTTGAAGTTTACTGCAGAAATGGTCTACCTATGGAAGCCGATAGGCTATTTGATAAGGCAAATAACATTGGGGCGATTCCCGATTCATCGACATATAAACTTCTATATAAGGCCTACACGAAAGCTGACATGAAAGACCTTGTACAGAAGTTggtgaaagaaatggaaaaagatGGTATAGTCCCTAATAAGAGATTCTTCCTAGAGGCTCTTGAAGCCTTTGGATCTCTACCGGCTAGTCCAGGTTCCGTTCAAGCCACAAGGAGTGGCAGGCCTGAGACTAATGCAAAAACTGAGGTTAAAGTAATTAATTGA
- the LOC105777154 gene encoding alanine--glyoxylate aminotransferase 2 homolog 1, mitochondrial: protein MAMMLQRKVLRRTFGEGKAILNFNSNPVLSPCTSFSTVTSAAATPFHNAPRQLPPFDYQPKPYNGPSADQILEKRKKFLGPSLFYYYQKPLNIVEGKMQYLYDENGRRYLDAFAGIVTVSCGHCHPEVLNAITEQNKLLQHATTIYLHHAIADFAEALASKMPGNLKVVYFVNSGSEANELAMLMARLYSGNLGMISLRNAYHGGSSSTIGLTALNTWKYPIPEGEIHHVINPDPFRGVFGSDATRYAKDVQDHIEYGTSGKVAGFIAETIQGVGGAVELAPGYLKQVYDIVRKAGGVCIADEVQTGFGRTGSHYWGFETQGVIPDIVTMAKGIGNGLPLGAVVTTPEIANVMAQKIQFNTFGGNPVCSAGGLAVLRVIDKEKRQAHCADVGSHLIGRLRSLQDKHDIIGDVRGRGLMVGVELVTDRKEKTPAKAKTAILFENMRELGVLLGKGGLHGNVFRIKPPMCFTKDDADYLVDALDYAMSKL from the exons ATGGCGATGATGTTACAGAGAAAAGTGTTGAGGAGAACCTTCGGAGAAGGCAAAGCAATACTCAACTTCAATTCTAACCCTGTACTTTCTCCCTGCACTTCCTTCTCTACCGTTACTTCCGCTGCCGCTACACCATTCCACAATGCGCCACGTCAGCTTCCACCGTTCGATTACCAGCCGAAACCGTACAACGGACCGTCGGCCGATCAAATCCTTGAGAAGCGGAAGAAGTTCTTGGGCCCCTCTCTCTTCTACTACTACCAAAAGCCt TTGAATATTGTTGAAGGAAAAATGCAATATTTGTATGATGAAAACGGGAGGAGATATTTGGATGCATTTGCTGGAATCGTAACGGTGTCGTGTGGTCATTGCCATCCGGAGGTTTTGAATGCAATAACAGAGCAAAATAAGCTACTCCAGCACGCTACCACTATTTATCTCCATCATGCAATTGCTGATTTTGCTGAAGCTTTAGCTTCCAAAATGCCTGGAAATCTCAAG GTTGTATATTTCGTGAATTCTGGGAGTGAGGCAAATGAGTTAGCAATGCTGATGGCCAGACTATACTCTGGTAATCTTGGTATGATTTCCTTGAGAAATGCTTATCATGGTGGAAGTTCTAGTACTATTGGACTCACTGCGCTGAACACATGGAAGTACCCAATACCAGAG GGTGAAATCCATCATGTTATTAATCCAGATCCTTTTCGTGGAGTGTTTGGCTCTGATGCTACTCGTTATGCCAAAGATGTACAAGATCACATTGAGTATGGTACTTCAGGAAAAGTTGCTGGGTTTATAGCAGAAACCATTCAG gGAGTTGGAGGAGCAGTTGAACTAGCCCCAGGATATCTGAAACAGGTTTATGACATTGTACGCAAGGCAGGCGGTGTCTGCATTGCCGATGAAGTACAAACGGGATTTGGTCGCACAGGAAGCCATTATTGGGGTTTTGAGACTCAAGGTGTCATTCCTGACATAGTTACCATGGCAAAG GGTATCGGCAATGGATTACCATTAGGTGCAGTGGTCACTACACCAGAAATTGCAAATGTGATGGCTCAAAAAATTCAGTTTAACACTTTTGGAGGAAATCCTGTATGTTCTGCTGGTGGACTTGCAGTGCTCAGAGTTATAGACAAGGAGAAGCGTCAAGCACATTGTGCTGATGTTGGTTCTCACTTGATCGGACGCTTGAGATCTTTACAGGACAAACATGATA TCATTGGAGATGTCAGAGGTAGAGGCTTAATGGTGGGTGTGGAACTTGTTACCGACAGGAAGGAGAAGACACCGGCCAAGGCAAAAACTGCCATTCTGTTCGAGAATATGAGAG AACTCGGAGTTTTACTTGGGAAAGGTGGGCTGCATGGAAATGTTTTCAGAATAAAGCCACCAATGTGTTTCACCAAAGATGATGCCG ATTATCTTGTTGATGCTTTGGATTATGCAATGTCAAAGTTGTGA